In a single window of the Rhizoctonia solani chromosome 16, complete sequence genome:
- a CDS encoding imidazoleglycerol-phosphate dehydratase, with translation MGDSARTAAVSRKTSETDIQVTLTLDCNPGLTKQTIDVSTGIGFLDHMYTALAKHGHMSLTMKCKGDLWIDDHHTADNALALGQAFHEALGEVRGIRRYGTGFAPLDEALSRVVVDISSRPYCVVDLGLKREKIGDLSCEMIPHVFHSFAMAAGLTLHVDCLRGENDHHRSESAFKALALALREATSRTGGNDVPSTKGVL, from the exons ATGGGAGACTCAGCTCGTACAGCAGCTGTCTCTAGAAAGACCAGTGAAACCGACATTCAGGTTACTCTCACACTCGATTGCAATCCGGGACTGACGAAGCAAACTATCGACGTTTCGACAGGGATCGGATTTCTGGATCAT ATGTACACCGCGCTCGCTAAGCATGGCCATATGAGTCTAACTATGAAATGCAAAGGGGATCTATGGATAGACGATCATCATACAGCAGATAA CGCTCTCGCACTAGGACAAGCGTTCCATGAGGCTCTAGGTGAAGTTCGGGGTATAAGGCGATACGGAACCGGGTTTGCTCCCTTGGACGAG GCTCTTTCGCGTGTGGTAGTAGACATTTCCTCCCGACCCTACTGCGTGGTCGATCTTGGGCTCAAGCGCGAAAAAATCGGCGATCTCTCTTGTGAAATGATCCCACACGTATTCCACTCGTTCGCTATGGCTGCTGGCTTGACGTTGCATGTCGATTGTTTGCGCGGGGAGAATGATCACCACAG GTCCGAATCGGCATTCAAAGCCTTGGCGCTTGCCCTCAGAGAGGCAACATCGAGGACAGGTGGCAACGATGTTCCGAGCACCAAAGGAGTTTTGTAA
- a CDS encoding glycoside hydrolase family 92 protein, producing the protein MRLGLAIVSIFIALCNSQADDLTKYVDPLIGTEGAIPGSSLGGGNMFPGVAIPFGQVKLGIDTSVLNLDQGGISSANSGYTPRGNATGFSLLHTSGTGGPDLRAKVWRCFADALAGVAGGTKINVADNRTYLTNRTNEDQRNPGGWDSKEPYYDDWYTMWDIFRCTTPFYHLVYTNRYVGMLRSIIDTWRFDGYLPDGRSGNQNGRTQGGSNADNVLADAYVKGLNKVKSINWKDAYKAVQKDAEVTPRRNIDFNAFDGGTKEGRNALPDWVSLGYITQDYSRSISKGVEYAQNDFAAYLLAKTLGSKKDAENNWKNFWNENATVDLGDAGLGVHKGFFGSKSAQGVFDASLTYEGLIWEYSFNVPHDTAALIKLMDGPAGFERRLDASFIEGFSMGAGPANTAGTALFNPGNEPSFQTPFLYNYINGKQYKTVEKTRYIVNKYYSLARSGIPGNQDAGAMATWLLWNLLGLYPVTSQPVYLLSAPFFKAVDVRIGTGDPTSASHQSKTYLRIRAPDLDANHPYVQGVKINGKPINRSFIWHDEIINGGVLEFTMGPEAVGWDSGELPPSLSTGWK; encoded by the exons ATGAGGTTGGGACTCGCCATCGTCTCAATTTTTATAGCGCTATGCAATAGCCAGGCAGATGATCTCACAAAGTATGTGGACCCCTTGATTGGGACTGAGGGCGCCATACCTGGG AGTAGTCTGGGAGGCGGGAACATGTTTCCG GGCGTTGCTATTCCctttggccaagtcaaactTGGGATAGACACTTCGGTACTTAACTTAGATCAAGGAGGAATATCTAGCGCCAACAGTGGATATACTCCTCGTGGAAATGCTACGGGATTTTCTTTACTGCACACAAGCGGTACCGGTGGAC CGGATCTCAGAGCCAAAGTATGGCGTTGTTTCGCAGATGCCCTTGCTGGGGTCGCTGGAGGAACAAAAATTAATGTTGCAGACAATAGGACGTATCTAACAAATCGTACCAATGAG GACCAACGAAACCCAGGCGGGTGGGATTCCAAAGAGCCGTACTATGATGATTGGTATACG ATGTGGGACA TCTTTCGTTGCACAACTCCATTCTATCACCTCGTCTACACTAATCGCTATGTTGGGATGCTGAGGTCAATTATTGATACCTG GCGATTTGACGGATACCTTCCCGATGGGCGAAG TGGGAACCAAAATGGCCGTACACAG GGCGGGTCCAATGCCGATAATGTTCTAGCGGACGCTTATGTCAAGGGACTGAACAAAGTCAAAAGCATTAATTGGAAGGATGCCTATAAGGCAGTG CAAAAGGATGCAGAGGTTACACCGCGTCGTAACATTGACTTCAATGCATTTGATGGTGGAACTAAAGAAGGGAG AAATGCGCTACCTGATTGGGTTTCCCTTGGGTACATTACACAAGACTACTCTCGCTCCATCTCCAAAGGCGTGGAATATGCACAAAATGATTTCGCCGCTTATCTTCTGGCAAAAACGCTTGGATCCAAAAAAGACGCTGAAAA TAACTGGAAGAACT TCTGGAACGAAAACGCCACGGTCGATCTAGGGGATGCTGGGTTGGGTGTTCATAAAGGCTTTTTTGGGAGCAAGTCCGCCCAAGGCGTTTTCGATGCATCG CTTACTTATGAAGGTTTAATATGGGAATACAG CTTCAATGTACCGCACGATACTGCCGCGTTGATCAAGCTCATGGATGGTCCAGCTGGTTTTGAAAGGCGACTGGACGCGTCTTTTATTGAGGGGTTTTCCATGGGAGCTGGTCCAGCTAATACTGCGGGAAC AGCATTGTTCAACCCCGGAAATGAACCTTCCTTCCAAACCCCATTTCTCTACAACTATATCAACGGAAAACAATATAAAACTGTAGAGAAAACAAGGTATATCGTGAATAAAT ATTATTCGTTAGCTCGGTCAGGCATCCCAGGAAATCAAG ATGCTGGTGCGATGGCCACTTGGCTGCTCTGGAACCTCTTGGG ACTTTACCCAGTAACGTCCCAGCCGGTATATCTTCTGTCCGCTCCATTTTTTAAAGCGGTAGATGTGCGAATCGGTACTGGGGATCCCACCTCAGCATCACATCAAAGCAAAACATATTTACGGATACGAGCGCCGGACTTAGACGCAAACCATCCAT ACGTCCAGGGTGTCAAAATTAATGGGAAGCCTATCAACCGTTCGTTCATATGGCACGACGAAATTATTAACGGGGGAGTACTGGAGTTTACGATGGGTCCGGAGGCAGTCGGCTGGGACTCTGGAGAACTTCCACCATCGCTTTCTACCGGGTGGAAATAA